The genomic segment GACACGAAGGAGCGCATTCGCCGCAACTTCGGTCAGCCGCGGCCGGAGGGTTACCGCAAGGCACTGCGGGTGATGCGACTGGCGGAGAAGTTCGGCTGTCCCGTCCTGACCTTGATCGACACCGCCGGCGCCTATCCCGGGATCGGCGCCGAGGAACGCGGACAGGCCGAGGCGATCGCCCGCAACCTGATCGAGATGGCCGGCCTGCGAGTACCGATCCTGGCCACCATCATCGGAGAAGGCGGTAGCGGTGGCGCCCTCGCCCTCGGCATCGGCGACCGCGTCACCATGCTCGAGTACGCCATCTACTCGGTGATCTCGCCGGAAGGCTGCGCGGCGATCCTGTGGAAGGACCAGAACCGGAAGGCCGAAGCGGCCGAAGCGCTGCGCCTGAGCGCTCCCGACCTGCTCGGCCTGGGGGTGGTCGACGAGGTGGTCCCGGAGCCCCTCGGCGGAGCCCACACGGATCCGGCCGATGCCTGCAATCGGGTCGGCGATGTCCTCGAGCGTGCCCTCGACGAAGTGTCGTCCCTTCCCCTCGAAACGATGCTCGAGGAGCGCTACCGCAAGTTCCGGCGCCTCGGCTACTTCGAGGAAG from the Acidobacteriota bacterium genome contains:
- a CDS encoding acetyl-CoA carboxylase carboxyltransferase subunit alpha, translated to MLPMNVSFEEPLVELRRQIEELEALPPGGSHEKELERLRNALRKATQDVYNGLSRWQKTLVARHPDRPYTLDYVEHLMSDWVELHGDRAFADDAAIVAGFATFRGRSVAVVGHEKGRDTKERIRRNFGQPRPEGYRKALRVMRLAEKFGCPVLTLIDTAGAYPGIGAEERGQAEAIARNLIEMAGLRVPILATIIGEGGSGGALALGIGDRVTMLEYAIYSVISPEGCAAILWKDQNRKAEAAEALRLSAPDLLGLGVVDEVVPEPLGGAHTDPADACNRVGDVLERALDEVSSLPLETMLEERYRKFRRLGYFEEG